A portion of the Bacteroides faecium genome contains these proteins:
- a CDS encoding efflux RND transporter permease subunit: MFSKFFINRPIFATVLALLIVVAGLVTLNILPVAQFPEITPPTVQVSAVYPGANAETVAQTVGIPIEQQVNGVDGMLYMSSNSSSSGAYSLTITFAVGTDIDMATVQVQNRVSIAQSSLPEPVVVQGVTVQKQSSNIVMFLTMSSQDSVYNSLYLTNYAKLNLVDQLTRVPGVGAVNVMGAGDYSMRVWLDPEAMRIRNISPQQVYQAIQSQNVEVSAGYIGQPIGQDNKNAFQYTLNVQGRLNSPEQFGNIVIRTEKDGAMLRLKDIARIDLGSASYSVVSRLNGKPTAAIAIYQQPGSNSLDVSKGVKAKMGELAANFPSGVAYNVTLDTTDVIHASIDEVMVTFLETTLLVVLVIFLFLQNWRAVIIPCLTIPVSLIGTLAVMAAFGFSINTLTLFGLILAVAIVVDDAIVVVENASRLLETGQYSPREAVTRAMGEITGPIVGVVLVLLAVFIPTMLISGISGQLYKQFALTIAASTVLSGFNSLTLTPALCALFLEKSKPSKFFIYRGFNKAYDKTQGAYDGIVKWLLKRPGFSFVSYAILTVIAVLLFMHWPSTFVPDEDDGYFIAVVQLPPASSLERTQAVGDKINAILDSYPEVQNYIGISGFSIMGGGEQSNSATYFVVLKNWSKRKGKEHTAAAVVNRFNGEAYMTIQAGQVFAMVPPAIPGLGASGGLQLQVEDRNNLGPTEMQQAVNALLASYRTKPALASISSQYQANVPQYFLNIDRDKVQFMGIALNDVFSTLGYYMGAAYVNDFVEFGRIYQVKIEARDQAQRVIDDVLKLSVPNSAGEMVPFSSFTKVEEQLGQDQINRYNMYSTAALTCNVAPGSSTGQAIQEVEALFKEQLGDEFGYEWTSVAYQETQAGNTTTIVLIMALIVAFLVLAAQYESWTSPVAAVIGLPVALLGAMIGCLIMGTPVSIYTQIGIILLIALSAKNGILIVEFARDFRAEGNSIRDAAFEAGHVRLRPILMTSFAFVLGVMPLLFATGAGAESRIALGAAVVFGMAMNTLLATVYVPNFYELMQKLQERFSKKKVDDNGKKGIITQG, from the coding sequence ATGTTTTCTAAATTCTTTATAAACCGACCGATTTTTGCCACAGTGCTTGCCTTGCTCATTGTGGTAGCCGGTTTGGTGACACTAAATATATTGCCTGTAGCGCAATTCCCGGAAATTACACCGCCAACGGTGCAGGTATCTGCTGTTTATCCGGGAGCAAATGCCGAGACAGTGGCCCAGACGGTAGGTATTCCTATCGAACAGCAAGTGAATGGTGTAGATGGTATGCTCTATATGTCTTCCAATTCTTCTTCTTCGGGAGCATACTCTCTGACTATCACTTTCGCTGTCGGTACGGATATCGACATGGCAACCGTACAAGTACAAAACAGGGTAAGTATTGCACAGTCTTCGCTTCCCGAACCGGTAGTGGTGCAGGGGGTGACTGTACAGAAGCAATCTTCAAATATTGTTATGTTCCTGACGATGAGTTCGCAGGATTCTGTTTACAATAGCTTGTATCTGACAAACTACGCTAAACTGAATCTTGTTGACCAACTGACCCGTGTGCCGGGGGTAGGCGCGGTGAATGTTATGGGAGCGGGGGACTATTCCATGCGTGTCTGGCTGGATCCCGAAGCTATGCGGATTCGTAATATTTCACCACAACAAGTCTACCAGGCTATCCAGTCGCAGAATGTGGAAGTTTCTGCGGGATATATCGGGCAGCCTATCGGACAAGATAATAAGAATGCGTTTCAATATACTCTCAATGTGCAGGGAAGGCTTAATTCGCCGGAACAGTTCGGCAATATTGTCATCCGGACAGAGAAAGATGGAGCGATGCTTCGCTTGAAAGATATTGCACGGATTGATTTAGGCTCCGCTTCTTATAGTGTAGTATCGCGGCTGAACGGAAAACCTACGGCAGCTATCGCTATTTATCAGCAACCGGGTTCCAACTCTTTGGACGTTTCAAAAGGAGTGAAAGCCAAAATGGGAGAGTTGGCTGCCAATTTTCCATCAGGGGTTGCCTATAATGTGACATTGGATACAACGGACGTGATTCATGCTTCTATCGACGAAGTAATGGTAACGTTTCTGGAGACAACCTTATTGGTGGTACTTGTTATTTTCCTGTTCCTTCAGAACTGGAGGGCGGTTATTATTCCTTGTCTCACTATTCCGGTTTCTTTGATTGGTACGCTTGCTGTGATGGCGGCGTTTGGTTTCTCTATCAATACGCTGACATTGTTCGGATTGATTTTGGCAGTCGCCATCGTAGTGGATGATGCGATAGTGGTCGTGGAGAATGCTTCGAGACTGTTGGAAACCGGGCAGTATTCTCCTCGTGAGGCAGTGACGAGGGCAATGGGAGAGATTACGGGGCCGATTGTCGGGGTGGTGCTTGTATTGCTTGCCGTGTTTATTCCTACGATGTTGATTAGCGGCATCTCCGGTCAGTTATATAAGCAGTTTGCGTTGACTATTGCTGCGTCGACCGTATTGAGCGGTTTTAATTCATTGACATTGACGCCTGCGCTTTGTGCGTTGTTTCTTGAAAAGAGCAAGCCTTCCAAGTTCTTTATATACAGAGGATTCAACAAGGCTTATGATAAAACGCAAGGTGCGTATGACGGGATAGTGAAATGGTTGCTCAAACGTCCGGGCTTCAGCTTTGTTTCTTATGCCATTTTGACGGTTATTGCTGTTCTGCTCTTTATGCACTGGCCTTCTACGTTTGTTCCCGATGAGGACGACGGGTATTTTATAGCAGTGGTTCAGTTGCCGCCTGCTTCCAGTTTGGAACGTACACAAGCGGTGGGTGATAAGATTAATGCCATACTTGACTCGTATCCTGAAGTACAGAATTACATTGGCATTTCCGGTTTTTCTATTATGGGCGGCGGTGAACAGAGTAATTCGGCTACCTACTTTGTCGTATTGAAAAACTGGAGCAAGAGGAAAGGGAAGGAGCATACGGCTGCTGCCGTTGTCAACCGTTTCAATGGTGAAGCATATATGACGATTCAAGCCGGACAAGTGTTTGCCATGGTTCCGCCGGCAATTCCCGGCTTGGGAGCTTCGGGCGGTTTGCAGCTTCAGGTGGAAGACCGGAACAACTTAGGGCCGACAGAGATGCAGCAGGCTGTCAATGCTCTGTTGGCTTCTTATCGTACCAAACCTGCTTTGGCTTCTATATCCAGCCAGTATCAGGCGAATGTGCCACAATATTTCCTCAATATAGACCGTGATAAAGTCCAGTTCATGGGAATTGCCCTGAATGATGTCTTTTCGACATTAGGATATTATATGGGAGCGGCATACGTGAATGATTTTGTAGAATTCGGGCGGATTTATCAAGTGAAAATTGAGGCACGTGACCAAGCCCAACGGGTGATTGATGATGTGCTGAAGTTGAGTGTGCCGAATTCGGCAGGAGAGATGGTTCCTTTCTCTTCCTTTACCAAAGTGGAAGAGCAGTTGGGACAGGATCAGATTAACCGGTATAATATGTATTCTACTGCGGCTTTGACTTGTAATGTTGCGCCCGGAAGTAGTACGGGACAGGCTATTCAAGAAGTGGAAGCACTGTTTAAGGAGCAATTGGGAGATGAGTTCGGTTACGAATGGACTTCTGTTGCTTATCAGGAAACTCAGGCGGGAAATACGACGACTATCGTCCTGATTATGGCTTTGATTGTTGCCTTCCTGGTTTTGGCGGCTCAATATGAAAGTTGGACGAGTCCGGTAGCGGCTGTCATCGGATTGCCGGTAGCACTGTTGGGAGCAATGATTGGCTGTCTGATTATGGGTACTCCGGTGAGTATTTATACGCAGATCGGTATTATCCTGTTGATTGCTCTTTCGGCAAAGAACGGAATCTTGATTGTGGAATTTGCCCGTGATTTCCGTGCCGAAGGCAACTCTATCCGCGATGCTGCATTTGAAGCGGGGCATGTCCGGCTACGTCCGATTCTAATGACGTCTTTTGCTTTTGTCTTAGGAGTGATGCCTTTATTATTTGCGACGGGAGCAGGTGCGGAAAGCCGTATTGCGTTGGGTGCCGCAGTGGTATTCGGTATGGCAATGAATACTTTATTGGCTACGGTTTATGTCCCTAACTTCTATGAGTTGATGCAGAAACTACAGGAGAGGTTCAGCAAAAAGAAAGTGGATGATAATGGGAAGAAAGGCATTATAACGCAGGGGTAA
- a CDS encoding efflux RND transporter periplasmic adaptor subunit has translation MKKLMYIFLALPILTGCKEKKGAGAMGGMPTPEISVTKPVVEDITLTKDYPGYLTTEQTVNLVARVNGTLQSTSYTPGGRVKKGQLLFVIEPTLYKDKVEQAKADLQTARAQLEYARSNYSRMKEAIKSDAVSQIQLLQSEANVTEGVAAVNNAEAALSTAHTNLGYCYVRAPFDGTITKSTVDIGSYVGGSLQPVTLATIYKDDQMYAYFNVADNQWLGMAMNDEQSAKNLPQKIMVQLGKDGMKSYPAVLDYLSPNVDMSTGTLTVRANFDNPKGVLKSGLYVSITLPYGEAENAILVKEASIGTDQLGKYLYVVNDSDIVHYRHIEVGQLMGDTLRQVMSGISPQERYVTEALMKVRDGMKIKPIP, from the coding sequence ATGAAAAAACTAATGTATATCTTTCTTGCGCTACCGATATTGACAGGATGCAAGGAGAAAAAAGGCGCAGGAGCGATGGGAGGGATGCCTACTCCTGAAATTAGCGTGACCAAACCAGTAGTAGAAGATATTACCTTGACGAAAGATTACCCGGGCTATCTGACAACGGAGCAAACGGTAAACTTGGTGGCGAGGGTTAACGGGACGTTGCAGTCCACTTCTTACACTCCGGGCGGGAGAGTAAAGAAAGGGCAGTTGCTATTTGTCATCGAGCCTACCTTATATAAAGATAAGGTGGAACAGGCGAAAGCGGATTTGCAAACTGCCCGGGCGCAACTGGAGTACGCACGCAGCAATTATAGCCGTATGAAAGAAGCTATAAAGAGTGATGCGGTAAGTCAGATACAGCTACTTCAATCGGAAGCTAATGTGACAGAAGGCGTTGCGGCGGTGAATAATGCGGAAGCTGCTTTGAGTACGGCACATACGAATTTGGGATATTGCTACGTCCGCGCTCCCTTCGACGGGACTATCACGAAGTCGACTGTGGATATAGGAAGTTATGTGGGCGGCTCGTTGCAGCCCGTTACCTTGGCCACTATTTATAAAGACGACCAGATGTACGCGTATTTTAATGTGGCGGATAATCAATGGCTGGGCATGGCGATGAACGATGAACAATCGGCAAAGAATCTGCCGCAGAAGATTATGGTGCAACTGGGCAAAGACGGGATGAAATCTTATCCTGCCGTATTGGATTATCTGTCTCCGAATGTAGATATGAGCACGGGAACATTGACCGTACGTGCCAATTTTGACAACCCGAAAGGTGTTTTGAAGAGCGGATTATATGTGAGCATTACCCTTCCTTATGGAGAAGCTGAAAATGCCATATTAGTGAAAGAAGCTTCAATAGGAACCGACCAGTTGGGTAAATATCTGTATGTTGTAAATGACTCGGATATAGTTCATTACCGTCATATTGAGGTGGGGCAGTTGATGGGTGATACTTTACGCCAGGTGATGAGCGGAATTTCCCCGCAAGAGCGTTATGTCACGGAAGCGCTGATGAAAGTCAGAGACGGAATGAAGATAAAACCTATACCATAA
- a CDS encoding efflux transporter outer membrane subunit gives MNIRVWGTSLLMFLSTVSVVGQTANRYLKAPLPGEWEESGEVFQQTLPVDDHWWKSFQDSKLDSLIALAVDRNFSVAMAINRISAARANLWMERSNFFPSIGLNAGWTREETSGNTSALPQSTEHYYDASLSMSWEIDIFGSIRKRVKAQKENFAASKEEYTGVMISMAAEVASAYINLRELQQQLEVVEKNAASQAEVLKITEVRYNTGLVAKLDVAQAKSVLYNTRASIPQLEAGVNQYITTLAVLLGMYPQEIRPVLEVAGTLPDYMEPIGVGMPVDLLLRRPDVRSAERNVNAQAALLGASKADWLPKVFLKGSFGYAARDLKDLVKSKSMTYEIAPALSWTIFSGGQLVNATRLAKAQLDETVNQFNQTVLTAVQETDNAMNSYRNSIKQIVALREVRNQGVETLKLSLELYKQGLSPFQNVLDAQRSLLSYENQLVQAEGSSLLQLIALYKALGGGWRE, from the coding sequence ATGAATATACGAGTGTGGGGCACATCGCTCCTTATGTTTCTTTCGACTGTATCCGTGGTTGGGCAAACTGCCAACCGTTATCTGAAAGCGCCTCTCCCCGGCGAATGGGAAGAGAGCGGAGAAGTGTTCCAACAGACCCTTCCGGTGGACGATCATTGGTGGAAATCTTTCCAGGACAGCAAACTGGATTCTTTGATTGCCCTGGCTGTGGACAGAAATTTCTCTGTTGCGATGGCTATCAACCGTATATCCGCCGCCCGTGCCAATCTTTGGATGGAGCGCAGCAATTTCTTTCCTTCCATCGGGCTGAATGCCGGATGGACTCGCGAGGAAACAAGCGGAAATACAAGTGCCTTGCCCCAATCTACGGAACATTACTACGATGCTTCACTCAGCATGAGCTGGGAAATTGACATCTTCGGCAGTATCCGCAAACGGGTAAAAGCACAAAAAGAAAATTTTGCCGCAAGTAAAGAAGAATACACGGGAGTGATGATTTCTATGGCGGCGGAAGTAGCCTCAGCCTATATCAACCTGCGTGAATTGCAGCAGCAGCTTGAAGTGGTGGAAAAGAATGCCGCTTCTCAGGCGGAAGTGTTGAAAATCACGGAAGTACGTTATAACACCGGACTTGTCGCCAAACTGGACGTGGCGCAGGCGAAATCCGTTTTGTATAATACAAGGGCATCTATTCCGCAACTGGAAGCCGGTGTTAATCAGTATATTACGACGTTGGCAGTTTTGCTGGGCATGTATCCCCAGGAAATCCGCCCGGTTTTGGAAGTGGCAGGAACATTGCCCGATTATATGGAACCCATCGGAGTGGGTATGCCTGTTGATTTGTTGTTGAGAAGACCCGATGTGCGGAGTGCAGAACGGAATGTAAACGCACAGGCAGCATTGCTCGGAGCTTCCAAAGCCGATTGGCTGCCGAAAGTTTTTCTGAAAGGTTCATTTGGATATGCTGCCCGTGACTTAAAAGATTTGGTGAAAAGTAAAAGCATGACTTATGAGATTGCTCCGGCATTGAGTTGGACGATTTTCAGTGGCGGCCAACTGGTCAATGCGACAAGGTTGGCAAAAGCCCAATTGGATGAAACGGTTAATCAGTTTAATCAAACGGTGTTGACTGCCGTGCAGGAAACTGACAATGCGATGAATTCCTATCGAAATTCTATCAAACAGATTGTGGCGCTGAGAGAAGTGCGCAATCAAGGCGTCGAGACATTGAAGCTTTCCTTAGAACTTTACAAACAAGGGCTTTCTCCTTTCCAAAACGTGCTTGACGCACAACGTTCCCTATTATCTTACGAAAATCAACTGGTACAGGCAGAAGGGAGTTCATTGTTGCAACTTATAGCCCTTTACAAAGCCTTGGGCGGTGGCTGGCGAGAATAA
- a CDS encoding zinc ribbon domain-containing protein, with product MAREAKKDPNELTVEQKVKTLYQLQTMLSKIDEIKTLRGELPLEVQDLEDEIAGLSTRIDKIKAEVDELRTAISGKKVEIETAKASVEKYKSQQDNVRNNREYDFLTKEIEFQTLEIELCEKRIKEYSADKEEKEIEVEKNELILNERKKDLEQKKSELDEIISETKQEEEKLRDKAKDLETKIEPRLLQSFKRIRKNSRNGLGIVYVQRDACGGCFNKIPPQRQLDIRSRKKVIVCEYCGRIMIDPELAGVQLEHKVEEAPAPTTKRAIRRKTAE from the coding sequence ATGGCTAGAGAAGCAAAAAAAGATCCGAATGAGTTGACGGTGGAACAGAAAGTGAAGACTCTGTACCAACTGCAAACTATGTTGTCTAAGATTGACGAGATCAAGACATTGAGAGGTGAACTTCCGTTGGAAGTACAAGACCTTGAAGATGAGATTGCCGGTTTGAGTACTCGTATCGACAAGATTAAAGCTGAAGTAGATGAACTTAGAACAGCTATTTCCGGCAAGAAGGTAGAGATTGAAACGGCTAAAGCTTCGGTTGAAAAATATAAGTCACAACAAGACAATGTCCGCAACAACCGTGAATATGACTTCCTGACAAAAGAAATCGAGTTCCAGACACTGGAAATCGAACTTTGCGAGAAGAGAATCAAGGAATACTCTGCAGACAAAGAAGAAAAAGAGATTGAAGTAGAGAAGAACGAACTGATTCTGAACGAAAGAAAAAAAGACCTCGAACAGAAGAAGAGCGAACTGGACGAAATTATCTCTGAAACCAAGCAGGAAGAAGAGAAATTGAGAGACAAAGCCAAAGATTTGGAAACTAAGATTGAGCCGCGTCTGTTGCAGTCATTCAAACGTATCCGTAAGAACTCCCGCAACGGTTTGGGTATCGTGTACGTACAGCGTGATGCGTGTGGTGGTTGCTTTAACAAGATTCCGCCTCAGAGACAGTTGGATATCCGTTCTCGTAAAAAAGTGATCGTTTGCGAATATTGCGGACGTATCATGATTGACCCGGAATTGGCTGGTGTACAGCTCGAACACAAGGTAGAGGAAGCTCCGGCACCAACAACAAAAAGAGCAATCAGAAGAAAAACAGCAGAATAA
- a CDS encoding Nif3-like dinuclear metal center hexameric protein produces MKIKEIVSALERFAPLPLQDGFDNAGLQIGLTEAEATGALLCLDVTEAVLDEAIALGYNLVISHHPLIFKGYKSITGKDYVERCILKAIKNDIVIYSAHTNLDNAQGGVNYKIAGKIGLKNLKVLEPKENSLVKLVTFVPNAQADVVREALFAAGCGSIGNYDSCSYNLKGEGTFRANEGAHPFCGTVGELHREDEVRIETILPIYKKAEVIKALLSVHPYEEPAFDLYPLQNDWPQAGSGIVGELDEPETELEFLKRIKKIFEVGCVRHNKLTGREIQKVALCGGAGAFLLPQAIRTGADVFITGEIKYHDYFGHEGDILMAEIGHYESEQYTKEIFYSIIRDLFPNFALQLSKINTNPIKYL; encoded by the coding sequence ATGAAAATTAAGGAAATAGTAAGCGCCCTTGAACGATTCGCGCCTCTGCCATTGCAAGACGGATTTGATAATGCCGGCCTGCAAATCGGATTGACAGAAGCGGAAGCAACAGGGGCTTTGTTGTGTCTTGACGTTACCGAAGCTGTGTTGGATGAAGCTATCGCGCTAGGGTACAACCTCGTTATATCGCATCATCCGCTCATTTTCAAAGGTTATAAATCCATCACAGGCAAGGATTATGTGGAACGCTGCATATTGAAAGCAATAAAGAATGATATTGTAATCTATTCAGCACATACCAATCTCGATAATGCCCAGGGTGGAGTCAACTATAAGATAGCCGGGAAAATAGGATTGAAGAACTTGAAAGTGCTCGAACCGAAAGAGAATAGTTTGGTTAAGTTGGTGACTTTTGTTCCCAATGCACAGGCAGACGTGGTACGCGAAGCTTTGTTTGCCGCCGGATGCGGGAGCATAGGCAACTATGACTCATGCAGTTATAATCTGAAAGGAGAGGGAACTTTCCGGGCAAATGAAGGAGCACACCCTTTCTGCGGAACTGTTGGAGAACTGCACCGTGAAGATGAGGTGAGAATTGAAACCATTCTTCCTATATATAAGAAGGCGGAAGTTATTAAGGCATTATTGTCTGTCCACCCCTATGAGGAACCGGCATTTGACTTATATCCGTTGCAAAATGACTGGCCACAGGCAGGTTCGGGAATTGTAGGTGAACTGGATGAGCCGGAAACGGAACTCGAATTCTTGAAACGCATCAAGAAAATCTTTGAAGTAGGTTGTGTCCGTCATAACAAATTGACAGGCAGAGAAATACAGAAAGTGGCATTATGTGGCGGTGCCGGAGCTTTCCTGCTTCCGCAGGCAATCCGGACGGGTGCAGATGTCTTTATTACAGGAGAAATCAAGTATCATGATTATTTCGGCCATGAAGGTGATATTCTGATGGCGGAAATCGGTCATTACGAAAGCGAACAATATACAAAAGAAATTTTTTATTCTATAATCCGGGATTTATTTCCTAATTTTGCGCTCCAATTGAGTAAAATAAATACGAATCCCATAAAATATTTATAA
- a CDS encoding DUF4891 domain-containing protein, translating to MKTILSYFLLVILTVSCQLKPNENSEKSVAKDLSNDDTEECVADTVKATAIFWIDKAETKNCKEWGFRTVKAKVFIYENGKVALKAFVKKQSPDAEKYIRHHLSKFQVSEKMFENGYVQPGEQFVQLRCLYEKLKGK from the coding sequence ATGAAAACAATTCTATCCTATTTTCTATTAGTCATTTTGACTGTTTCCTGTCAATTGAAGCCAAATGAGAACTCCGAAAAGTCAGTTGCTAAAGATTTGAGTAACGATGATACAGAAGAATGCGTTGCAGATACAGTAAAAGCTACCGCTATCTTTTGGATTGATAAAGCGGAAACGAAAAACTGCAAGGAATGGGGTTTTCGTACTGTTAAGGCAAAAGTTTTCATCTACGAAAACGGGAAGGTTGCCCTAAAGGCTTTCGTCAAAAAGCAATCGCCGGACGCGGAGAAGTATATACGTCACCATCTCTCTAAATTTCAAGTCTCAGAAAAAATGTTTGAAAACGGATATGTGCAACCGGGAGAACAGTTCGTTCAGCTTCGTTGCTTATATGAAAAACTCAAGGGGAAATAA
- a CDS encoding ABC transporter permease, translating into MGTIDISYYNLAIGLLLLAIPFFYLWKFKTGLLKPAVIGTVRMIIQLFFIGMYLKYLFLWNNPWINFLWVIIMIFVAGQTALVRTQLKRSILLIPISVGFFCSVVLVGLYFIGIVLQLDNIFSAQYFIPIFGILMGNMLSSNVIALNTYYSRLKREQQLYRYLLGNGATRQEAQAPFIRQAIIKSFSPLIANIAVMGLVAFPGTMIGQILGGSTPNVAIKYQMMIMVITFAASMLSLMITISLASRKSFDAYGKLLEVSKETKK; encoded by the coding sequence GTGGGAACGATTGACATATCATATTATAACTTAGCCATAGGCTTGCTTCTGCTTGCCATTCCGTTCTTTTATCTATGGAAATTCAAGACGGGATTACTGAAACCTGCTGTGATCGGTACAGTACGGATGATTATCCAACTGTTTTTCATCGGCATGTATTTGAAATATCTTTTTTTATGGAATAATCCCTGGATTAATTTCCTTTGGGTGATTATTATGATATTCGTAGCCGGACAAACCGCATTGGTACGTACGCAGTTGAAACGCAGTATTTTGCTGATTCCGATTTCAGTCGGATTTTTTTGCAGTGTCGTGTTGGTGGGGTTGTATTTTATAGGCATCGTTCTTCAATTGGACAATATTTTCAGTGCCCAGTACTTTATTCCGATATTCGGTATTTTGATGGGGAATATGCTTTCGAGCAATGTTATCGCCTTGAATACTTATTATAGCAGATTGAAACGCGAACAACAGTTATATAGATATTTATTGGGTAATGGGGCTACCAGACAGGAAGCTCAGGCTCCGTTTATCCGGCAGGCGATTATTAAATCATTCAGCCCGTTGATTGCTAATATTGCGGTAATGGGACTGGTAGCCTTTCCGGGGACAATGATTGGACAGATTCTAGGCGGAAGTACTCCGAACGTTGCCATTAAATATCAGATGATGATAATGGTAATCACATTTGCTGCATCCATGCTATCGTTGATGATAACCATTTCATTGGCTTCGCGAAAATCATTTGATGCATATGGGAAGCTCCTGGAAGTATCGAAAGAAACTAAGAAATGA
- a CDS encoding ABC transporter ATP-binding protein, translating into MLHINNACIAFGTEVLFSGFNLKLERGETACIVGQSGCGKTSLLNAIMGFVPLKEGSIQVGETLLDISTIDNVRHQIAWIPQELALPFEWVKEMVALPFDLKVNRSVPFSEERLFACFDELGLEHELYTKRVNEVSGGQRQRIMLAVAAMLDKPLIIIDEPTSALDSGSTDKVLSFFRRQAEKGAAVLAVSHDKDFASGCHYVIEL; encoded by the coding sequence ATGTTACATATCAATAACGCTTGTATTGCATTCGGGACAGAGGTGCTCTTCTCCGGTTTTAACCTGAAACTGGAACGGGGAGAAACAGCCTGCATCGTGGGGCAATCCGGCTGTGGAAAGACTTCGTTGCTAAATGCGATAATGGGTTTTGTCCCATTGAAAGAAGGCTCTATCCAAGTAGGAGAAACATTGCTTGATATATCTACCATTGATAACGTCCGGCATCAGATTGCGTGGATTCCGCAGGAATTAGCGTTACCTTTTGAATGGGTGAAAGAAATGGTTGCCCTGCCGTTTGATTTGAAAGTGAATCGCTCCGTGCCTTTCTCGGAAGAAAGGCTTTTCGCTTGCTTTGACGAATTGGGATTGGAACATGAATTATACACAAAAAGAGTGAATGAAGTTTCGGGCGGACAACGGCAACGCATCATGCTTGCAGTGGCTGCTATGCTTGATAAACCTCTCATTATCATAGATGAACCGACTTCTGCTTTGGATTCCGGATCGACCGATAAAGTGCTTTCTTTTTTCCGGCGACAGGCGGAAAAAGGGGCGGCTGTCCTTGCCGTGTCTCACGACAAGGATTTTGCATCGGGGTGTCATTATGTAATAGAACTATAA